In Gossypium hirsutum isolate 1008001.06 chromosome A10, Gossypium_hirsutum_v2.1, whole genome shotgun sequence, the DNA window TAGGTCCAAAGAAACTTGTTTGTCTTTAATATAACAACTGACGCTTCACTAAGTTTTGACAACTTCTTACTACAAATTCACAAGAAATAACAAAAAACCAACATTGTCTTTACTTGACATTTCTGTCTATGATGTAGCAAAAAAAACAAACATATCTGTTTATGAAACTTGTATACACAAGTACCTTTCAAAGCATTGTCACTAAAAGGAGAGCACATGTATTCACAAAACTGACATGATGCATGCACGTACGGGATCGATACCCGCCTTAAGCAGAAACCGGGGTTCGTTCTATCGAAGTTTTTGTCTGATATTGTTCCTTGAAACCCAACATCTTATttaatgcaccaatataagccTTGACACTGGAAACAACGATATCCATTCCTGCCCCATTTCCACTAGCACAAAAAGGAGATCAATTTTATGCACTGAATTTCAGAGGTGGAAGTGGAAGAAGTACACATGTCAAATGGAAACAAGAATATGAAGAAAACATACCTGAATGTTCGCTGAACAATTTCACCGGTCAAAATATTAGTTGATATGCGGCTTTTCTCAGCACGAATTAGAACGCGGGTGGTGGCTATAGCATCAATGCCTTCTGTAACGGCATTCATGGAGTACTCAAGAAGTGTAACTGGTTCCTgcaaaatgaaggaaaaaaagcTTTAAGTACTACCAAAAAATATcagcaaaaaaagaagaaagaagcaCTCAAACACCGAGAAGGGTTGGGAAGATGGAGTGCATGGTGGAAACCCAGAAAAACAAAGGGCAGAATTATTAACTATTGTCCTCAACTTGAATCCCTCCTTAGATAATAAATGCCACAGAACACCATTATGGACAGGGGAAACCATTCACCAAAGAATACTCAGAATGGTACCAAAGAGCCTGCAGCCTGAGATTATGGATGTTGGAATTCGAATTCCAGATCTCCTGGATGCCATTCCTTACTAGTGGCTGTACGAACCAATTGAAATAAACTTCAAGTTCAAATAATATTTTCACACAAGGCGGAAAGGGGAACGGCGTACAAAGAAAACAGAAGATAGTCAATTAGGAAACTTTAAATTCTAACAAAAATTTTATTGACTATAGGTTACAACCTATAAGTCCTAGTGATGAACCACAGGTTTCTACTAGCAGGTAAGGAGCTTTTATTTTTATGGCAAGCACGACAAGATAAGTTTGGATAAAACATGTCTACTGACCGACTAATCAAATAAATACAAGCCATATTCTCAGCTACTAAATTCAGGTAACACGACACAATGTTGCTCCGGCTCTTCATTTTTGTTGAACCATCTGTATGTGGCACATTTTTGGACGTATATATGAGTACATGACCTTCTAAAGATCGCACAAATATAGAAAAAGTTGAACATACACGTACCTGTATCCAACACTCGCACACAAGAGCTTGAGTAACATAGGCACATGAAGAGAAGAAGGgagtgaatgaaaaggaaagaaagttcACTAAATGATGAATAGACCACACTGAGGTTCAATATTCGAAACTGAAAATTATGAACTAAATGGCTCCATAGTTGGAGCCAATGAAACcctataaagaaaaaataaatcccAAAAGGACATTCATGATAATAAAATCAAGAACTCCGACAATTTCTTAATAACCCTACCACTGAATCGTGCATCATATTTTATCCCATACCCAacagaaaattctagaaaacaaagGAAAACTTCTAATCTTCAGTATCAAACCTTTGTAATGAGATCAATAGCTTTATAAGCTGAATCTACTGGCCCAGTTCCAACTGAGCATGCAACATGTTCCTCGCCATCAGCACCAATGAGTTTAACTGTGGCAGTAGAAAGACCAAGAGTTCCACAAGTAACCTGCATTTAATGTTTTCCATTAAAAATTAAGTTCACATAAGATGATGGGACTGCTGCTATACAAGAACTGAAATCCAAATTGTATATCACAGATCATGGCTATTTTACATCCTGGATCACTTTGGTGCAAATGTGGATCACCAAAACCATGGACCTAAATTGATAGGTGAAataggaagaaagaaaaagaggatcTGATAGGAAAAGAATGTGACcaatcaaaaataaaaagaaaacagaagAATCTGGAAACTTCTAACATGGGGTGCGAACAGTGAGGCAGAACAGCTGGAGGTTAAGAGAACATGAATTAAAGccattattttgaattttgaattgttATTGGGGCTTCATGAAGTTCATAAATTTTTTATCGGGGTTTAATCAAGCTTATAAATTGCGGAGCTTTATTCTCGATTTTTCACTGGTAAGTAAATAAACACGTCGTTTAGGGAATGAGGAAAAATTACTacaaaatataccataatttttcTCTCATTAGAGGAAAATTAAGTAAACTGAAAGCAACCAATCTAAATATAATGCATTTTCTTATAATCATGTCTATTACCGACTATAAACTACATATACACTTATCTCTATATTATTCAAATTAAACCAAAAGCAAAAAATATATAGAGTTTAAAGTAATACAACCCCAAAAATGCTTCATATAATATTGCAATCCAAATAGAATTAGAGAAGCGTACGTCCACTGTACCATGAAAAACCTTTTGGACATCCATGTCACATTCCTGTTACTATGGTTCAACTATCTCTTGTTACCTGCAGATCATGAAGCTTCCAAACAACTTCAGGTTGAAAAACTTCATCCGAAACCAAGGCTATTAGATCAGCATCAATGACTCTCTGGAACACCAGTAAATAAAACATGTATAGAACAACAGTTAGTGTTGCCTTTTAAGATCAAAATATAGCAAAGAAGAACACACTCCAGCTAAAATAAACAAAACTTCCAAACAACAGAAATCATGCATTTTTAGCATCGCTTTAGAACAACAGTTAGTGTTGCCTTTTAAGATCAAAATATAGTACAAAAGAATATAACTCAGCTAAAACAAACTGACTAAAAATGCCATAACCAACAAAATTTGATACAAGCATTCATAACCAACAAAGACTGTTACTTTCCACTACCTTTTCATAATCACTATATgatcttgaaaatatattttcaattatgtGAATCACAAATCCACCTACATCAGTCACTAACTATTTGCTAAGCCATCCCTGATAACAAGAATCCTTAAACCAGGGATACCCAGAAAATCTTGCAACAAATCACCTGCCAGCAACCCCTATGTCGTCATTCTCTAAGCCCACAGACAATTTCTCAAACCAACATCATATCtttaaccattaaattaaaaGGTTAACCATGTAATAATTCCATGATCGATTGAGAAAGATTGGTGTTTATTGAGTTAAAATTACATTCAACAACGAAAATGGAGCTTATGACTGCCCCAGCATATagtaaacaagaaaaagaaaaaatacattTAACAATAAAAGCATTATCTATTTCCTGTCTCAGTATTGTATCCCAATCGTTTTTTCATTCCATACAGATAAGTAGTTTAGTTGCTGAGACTAGAAAACCAGTTTTTCAAAATTACTGAAAAGGTATCGAGAACTAGAAAAACAGTCAAAAGGTAAAATCCATTACTCTATTGTTGTTATGCCAAGGGAAATTTTTATACAGACTTGTTCTCTATGTACAACCTCTCctcaattttcattttcttagATATTATCATTGGAAAGGAGAATTCCACAGTTGAAGACATCTCATTTTTAAAACACAATTCATTCAGTTTGGAATGTTATAAATAGTTGCCTGAATGATGAGATTACAGGAAAAGAAATCCGGGAAATCAGTAGAGAATTTTGGTCACCTTCTTTTGTTCAGCTACTGCTTTGAAGCGCCAGAATATGTTGCCCAGCTGTTCATCGTCAAGCTCATAACCAAGCTGAGATAAACAACAAGAACTAGGTGCTTAGATGAAGAAAAGAGAGGTAATTACATGTAACATGCTAAATAGCACCATACCTCTTTCAATCGGTCTTTTAAAGCATGCCGTCCACTTTACCATATATTTGCAGAATAAAAAGAATTAAGAGAGAAATCATGAGTTTTGTAACAAATGAaatcgtaaaaaaaaaaaagaaaagaataggaAGATACCAACAACATGAATGTCATAAATATAACAACAGAACTGCATAAATTAAAGTAGTATTAAATATTGGAAGATGGAATCAATCTCGCAAAAGAAACTGACAACTCTTTTTTGGTCGGGAGAGAAAGAAGTCTGTATTTGACACACAGAAACTTAGCAGAAATCTAACAAATGGAGTGACCCTTTATGcttcaaaaatcaaatattttttataacttgCCGAGCTATTCAAGAATATTAGGTAAAGTTcaatatatttatccaatatactAATAAGATACAACCTATTGTACCAGGCCGAAATACTTCTTCTGCCTAGCAACTCAGGTGATATTAATAACCTCATTTGACTAACTTAATAAATGTGAATGATCACTTTTTTTTCATATGAACAAGAAAAAAGCCAAGGAAAAAACCTATTAAAAGATCACCCCAACTACTGTAGGGATTCCACTATCCTCAAATAAAGTTGAAAATATACTTATCAAGATTGGTATAAgatatattcaaaaaaatatgtaaatatgttaaGTCCTCAACCATTTCTGTCAGATTTGTTGTGACATCACATCCAACATTGAAAATCAACTCCTAAACCACATATAGAATGTTCTGCTCTAAAAATATCACTATGATCCATCTACATCGCTTTAAACACTATTTAAAACATATCAAACggaaatatatatattaccacaaaaatggaggaaaaattttgaaagatgaaATACCCACCTAAGTTTTCCTAGGACAATACCAGCTTCATTAGACCGTTCAAGCCCAATATCTTCAGGCGAAATAATTTCATAAGTACCTTTGTGCTTAAGCATTCCATCCTATAGAACAGAAAGCAAATATGGATTATATTTCTTATTGCTTTTAACTTTTAGTAAGCATACATATTTAGATTCTTGTAACCAACACAATTAGTTTGGAATTAAAAGTGAGTTTGATGGAGTTGGGTCTTAATTACACCATCAATAATTGTCAACAATTTCACTGAGCAAGCCTGATTTGTAGAAGAAATCACCATTGTAGCTAAACGTATCAAAAGTGTTATCGACTAATATTGTAAATATTCACTTAAGAGGAGAAATgaagaaaacacaaagaaaacaGAAGGGAAACCAGTAAAACACATTCAAGCAAACTTAAAAAGCACATTAGTAATCCTCGTAAAAAAAAGTTAGCTAGGAGAAAGTGTTACGTTCCTACCACATCAATTGGTGGTCCATCAAATTATGGTGAGGGCAGCATTTGAAATTGCCATGTTAGCATAAATGGATACTACTTTCTAAGGATAACCTTGACTAGAATAATAAAATTGTGGTCCCATTTATGCTATCATCGCATTTTTTTAAGACTTGCAGTCAGAATTATGCTAGAAAATACTTGTGTATTACTATCTCTTGTCATCATTGTTTCACTCACGCAACGATAACATGAGATTAATGCTCCACGGTCAACAACATCCTCATATTtgcatatatgcatatacatatacacaagCATAACTGGAGAAAAAGCAACACAAGAAAGGAATTGACAGATCAAATAAAAATGCTAATAAAGGGCCAAACAATGGAAAGATTACAGAATCTAGCCACCCACCTGCAACTTCAAACACGTATAGATATCATTACACATGCATGACTTAATATTATCATCTAAAATTAgcaacttaatttctaagcaCTCTGGCTGAACAAGGGCTTTGGTAAACAGCATCAAACTCCAATCTTGTAAGAATGGTCCTCAAAGAGTTCTATATTTAATCCTCAGTTTGCCCCACTAAATTCTGCCCAAACAATAAATAGACTACAAGCTCAAACATGCTCCTCAGCTAACATTGTTTCCCCAGAGCAAGAGATAGCTACTAGCGAGCTACACCCTCAagcattttaaataataataaaagaaaagatgtaCAGATTCCATTATTAATTTCTACCATGCATCTAAACTTCATGCAAACTCTTAATGGAAGGCAAAAGCGAATATAACTTTAGTTTTCTTAAGATTAAACAACAAAGCTGTATCCACAGTAGCAAAATTTACAGATGGACAAAAtcacaacacatgttagtgcattcTATTAATTTTCAACTACAATGGTAAATACAATTCCAAAAATTAATCAATGAGATCAGCCATAAAGAAAGCTTCACCAATTAACAGAAAACATTCAGAGGTTCAGTGGTTCACAACATATATGCAATCAAATGTTGGAAAAACCAACCTGGTGGATACCACTTTCATGAGCAAAAGCATTCGCTCCGACAATAGCCTTATGAGGTTGTATGTGTAACCCCGTGTAGTCCTCTACCTAAAAAACCATATTAAGTCAACAATAACTCCCAGAGCTAATTCAATCAAAAGTAAGGCCAACTAATTGAAGCAAAGTTCACAAAAGAATACCATTTTGCTTGACATCACAATGTGTTGAGTATTGATTCCAGTATAAAGACCTCCTAATACATGCTCACCACGACATTTTATTGCCATCACAACCTGCATAAACAAAAGTAGCAGCCCAACGGAATCAAAACAGTAAAACAAGACATAGGTAATCTTACAATTTACAAAAACTGTCCAACTAGGGAAAAACCTTCAACAATTGCaaccaaaataatttttcttaagtCGCCACAACACAAGAATAAAGAAATTGACAGCTAAAAGacttttatttacaaaatttaaatgCTTAACATAGGCAGACTGCAAAACTAGAAAGACAAAAGTTATCAGATGGATGCATAAGCACCCTCATTGTCAAGACCCCGTTCCCCCTCTCTATCTCTGCAGACAAAAAATGAAGTGgattaatgtaaaataattttcatatctCATATATAGAAGCACATGATCATGCAATGAGCCCTTGTCAATTGAATTTCAGTGCAATGTGTCTCCATCTAAAGCAGATTTGATTGACAACAGGAGGTCTTAGGTTGTACAGACTCAAGATCATGAATTATTCACCTTAAATGTCCAAGAACATCATACTGTGCTAAAGAAAACCAGGCTTTTTCCCATCTACTTCTGCGTAACTGAAATCCCAAATTCACAATCATTATAATATTGCATAAAGCAAAAGCTCACCTCCTCCAATGAAGCATTTCCAGCTCTCTCTCCAATGCCATTGATTGTTACTTCCACCTGCCTTGCACCTGCACAAGCTCCCTGAATTCATGCAGCAAAGATGTAAATACTGCCCAAGTATACCTCACTGTGGATTAATTAACAAAGTAAACCAGCACTATACCGCTAGTGTGTTGGCAGTAGAAAGCCCAAGATCGTTTTGGCAGTGTGTTGAAATAATAACATTCTCAATTCCAGGGGTATTGGCCTTTATATCAGCAATTAATTGGCCAAACTCGCTAGGCATAGTTATGCCGACAGTATCAGGTATGTTGAGAGTTGTCGCTCCAGCCTTGATCACTTCACCCAAAATCTCATATAAAAACTCTCTGTCAGATCTGGTTGGATCCAATGGAACAACAATATCATGTAAGCAAGAGGGAAAAAAATCTaccctttttcatttatttatttcaatagtAGCATATAGGAGATGCATACACTGATACTACTGCAAAATGCCTCTGGCAATCTTAAACACAACTCGATTACACAAagcagaaaaaggaaaaaaaaaaaacacaagacAACATTAATAGAAGAATGTCTTAGAATCTAGATAGTacaaattattaacatatcaaaatttatataaatataaaataccaTAATTACCAGACAAAATATACAAGCACAATACAAATACATAAATGGTCAGTTCTACAAAACAAACTTTTTTTAACGCCCATTTCTACAATAACATGCATGCTCCCCTATTGCAGCGATTTTTATGACCAAGCACATatctttcaccaaaaaaaaaaaggcttcaatTCAATACAGAAAAGAAATATACATAAATTAAACAATAGATTATCTTTATCCGTATTTAAACTTCTACtgcttattttgattttaaaatttaatcttcctCTTTCTGTTATTTCATTTCTCCAATAAAAATATAGAGAACAATGGAATATAATCTTATCCTTGAACAACCATTTCACGAACATATCAtaggaagaaaaagagagagagagataaaAACTAGAACCTGCCGGCGTCTTCGGGGCTAAACTCGACATCATTACAACCCAAACTCCTTGCAAACCGAACCATACTTCTAGCGATATCCAAAACCTCCTCTTTACTCTTCCTTAACTTATACTCCAAATGGATGCCACTGGTAGCGATAAACGTATGAATCCTGGGCCGTTTGGCGTACTTAACCGCCTCCCAAGCGGCCTTAATATCGTTCTCATTACACCTAGAGAGTCCACAAACGACAGGCACATACCCATTCTCATCCTCCGCATTTCCAACCTCTTTAGCAATGGCCGTAACAGCTTCAAAATCGTCCTTGGAAGCAGCGGGAAACCCAGCTTCTATTATATCGACGCCAAGCTTGGCTAGCTGACGAGCAATATCAAGCTTCTCCTTGGAAGTCAAGGTGGCGCCAGGAGATTGTTCGCCATCGCGGAGAGTGGTGTCGAAGATGCGCACGTAGTTGGGGTCTGGAATATGGTTGGGAATATAAAGAGGACGGCGGAGGGGAGTGGGGGGAGTAGGGGCTAAAGAAGAGGAAATGAGAAGAGACTTGGCCTTGGGTAATGATTTGGAAGGAAAACAAGGGAAATGGGGTGGGTTGGAAGAAGGGAAGTGGAGGGAAGTGGGAGAAGGAAGGAAAAGGGAGGATTTGGGAGATGGAAAATGAAAGGGAGAGAACTTGGAGGAAATTAAGATGGAGGAAGCCATGGAAGGAGAGAAGGTACAGAGAATTACAGAGGAAGAGGAAGAGTTTGGGTTTATATGGACAGTGTGTTGGTTGTGAATTTGTCTTTCCTCAGTTTGGTTGGGAGGGAAATGAGAGTGGAGGCGCCGTCAGCACCGAGGGTGATAAGAGATAGGGCAGAATTTTTCTTTTGAACAAGATAGAGAGAGTCTTAAAAAGGATCAAAAATTTGTTAAGCCTGGGACCCACTCTTTCCATAACAAGCCACTTTCAAATTCAAGGCTTTTCTCTTTATTAAGtgaataatttaatcaattataaAGGTTCATTATGACTGGGTTTTTAAGGTGATGAATACAGATGTCTTTTGCCCGCCAGCCGCCtctatctttattattttattaaaatttaaaatttattgtttttttattattttttaaatactaaatcttcattttaaacttttttaataatatattcattcatttaataataatataataataacccttccaaattatcatttcaatttcaagtcatttattaagaaaaaataaCGGTGTTAGTGTCTcgtaaaatttctttttattgaCGTGCCTAAAACTACGTAGTTTTAGAGATTAAAATTTTTACACCTAATACAttagatgaaattaaaaaataaaaaccttcaagttcaattaaaaatattaaaaaaatcaacttaaattaTAATCTAACCACAATTTCCCCCAGTAGTTCTTGGCCTTCATCGGAGTTTTGATTCTCAATTTTTATCGCTTCAAACTATCGTATAAACTAcactttttaaatgatttttaattggtatgataataattttaatcctcaatttttatactttaaatcAATTGACTTAATCATATATAAGAGGTTTGAGGGcgtaaaaaaccctcaaaatttttgtacaaaaacaattaagcccctcttttttttatactcaattgagcacttaaacatttaaaatgtattaaaaagactctcaaacttcttcaaaaaaaaaaattaagcccatgcttttttttactcaattggataattgaactttcaaaatgcatcaaaaatacccttaaattttttcaaaaaataattaagcccCTGCTCTTaataaaaattagagaaaaaataacaaataataaattttagaaaaattattaaattttaataaaaattttaaaatttattaaaaattagatttttttataaa includes these proteins:
- the LOC107903771 gene encoding 2-isopropylmalate synthase 2, chloroplastic isoform X1 — its product is MASSILISSKFSPFHFPSPKSSLFLPSPTSLHFPSSNPPHFPCFPSKSLPKAKSLLISSSLAPTPPTPLRRPLYIPNHIPDPNYVRIFDTTLRDGEQSPGATLTSKEKLDIARQLAKLGVDIIEAGFPAASKDDFEAVTAIAKEVGNAEDENGYVPVVCGLSRCNENDIKAAWEAVKYAKRPRIHTFIATSGIHLEYKLRKSKEEVLDIARSMVRFARSLGCNDVEFSPEDAGRSDREFLYEILGEVIKAGATTLNIPDTVGITMPSEFGQLIADIKANTPGIENVIISTHCQNDLGLSTANTLAGACAGARQVEVTINGIGERAGNASLEEVVMAIKCRGEHVLGGLYTGINTQHIVMSSKMVEDYTGLHIQPHKAIVGANAFAHESGIHQDGMLKHKGTYEIISPEDIGLERSNEAGIVLGKLSGRHALKDRLKELGYELDDEQLGNIFWRFKAVAEQKKRVIDADLIALVSDEVFQPEVVWKLHDLQVTCGTLGLSTATVKLIGADGEEHVACSVGTGPVDSAYKAIDLITKEPVTLLEYSMNAVTEGIDAIATTRVLIRAEKSRISTNILTGEIVQRTFSGNGAGMDIVVSSVKAYIGALNKMLGFKEQYQTKTSIERTPVSA
- the LOC107903771 gene encoding 2-isopropylmalate synthase 2, chloroplastic isoform X2, which produces MASSILISSKFSPFHFPSPKSSLFLPSPTSLHFPSSNPPHFPCFPSKSLPKAKSLLISSSLAPTPPTPLRRPLYIPNHIPDPNYVRIFDTTLRDGEQSPGATLTSKEKLDIARQLAKLGVDIIEAGFPAASKDDFEAVTAIAKEVGNAEDENGYVPVVCGLSRCNENDIKAAWEAVKYAKRPRIHTFIATSGIHLEYKLRKSKEEVLDIARSMVRFARSLGCNDVEFSPEDAGRSDREFLYEILGEVIKAGATTLNIPDTVGITMPSEFGQLIADIKANTPGIENVIISTHCQNDLGLSTANTLAGACAGARQVEVTINGIGERAGNASLEEVVMAIKCRGEHVLGGLYTGINTQHIVMSSKMVEDYTGLHIQPHKAIVGANAFAHESGIHQDGMLKHKGTYEIISPEDIGLERSNEAGIVLGKLSGRHALKDRLKELGYELDDEQLGNIFWRFKAVAEQKKRVIDADLIALVSDEVFQPEVVWKLHDLQVTCGTLGLSTATVKLIGADGEEHVACSVGTGPVDSAYKAIDLITKPLVRNGIQEIWNSNSNIHNLRLQALWYHSEYSLVNGFPCP